A window of the Cannabis sativa cultivar Pink pepper isolate KNU-18-1 chromosome X, ASM2916894v1, whole genome shotgun sequence genome harbors these coding sequences:
- the LOC115703242 gene encoding EID1-like F-box protein 3 produces the protein MSANQRLRPNSLSQGSDSSCDSGILNERILVLVFESIKWDIQTICSAASVNRKLRALAERYLWRELCVYRAPRMVATLTNGAPATRMGGGWNTLAKLMFFCCGCESSRQFRVSKSSPGHFVKASRFSKTSGRSFLVKDCRSDLLFVSDPCEHPMGEKEDDLGIYRGVFQGFLRSKTRACLLRRQVALEERVRCPYCGSRVWSMKTARLIPKSASRRLGSHDDGLEYFVCINGHLHGACWLVPLSDDDEEDDNDNELDKNDDDGDCGVQGQDEATQGSLNHCDDDDRTVGYGKVVSTRGREEGLRDEWASQIDIGCLPRASVLPLTR, from the coding sequence ATGAGTGCAAACCAGAGGTTGAGACCGAACTCGCTGAGTCAGGGTTCGGATTCATCGTGTGACTCGGGGATACTCAACGAGCGAATACTCGTGTTGGTTTTCGAATCGATTAAGTGGGATATTCAAACGATCTGTTCAGCTGCGTCTGTGAATCGGAAACTCAGAGCATTGGCGGAGCGATATCTATGGCGGGAGCTGTGTGTGTATCGCGCTCCGCGCATGGTAGCGACATTGACGAACGGTGCGCCGGCTACGCGCATGGGCGGGGGTTGGAATACACTCGCGAAGCTCATGTTCTTTTGCTGTGGGTGCGAGTCGTCTCGGCAATTCCGAGTGAGCAAATCGTCTCCGGGTCACTTCGTGAAGGCTTCCCGGTTCTCGAAAACGTCGGGGCGCAGTTTCTTGGTGAAGGATTGCCGGAGCGATTTACTGTTCGTGAGCGACCCTTGTGAGCATCCGATGGGGGAGAAGGAGGACGATTTGGGGATCTACAGAGGGGTATTTCAGGGATTCTTGAGATCGAAGACGAGGGCGTGCTTGCTCAGGCGACAAGTGGCGCTCGAGGAGAGGGTTCGCTGTCCTTACTGTGGGTCCCGCGTGTGGAGCATGAAGACAGCTCGGCTCATCCCCAAGAGCGCCTCTCGCCGGCTTGGCTCGCACGATGATGGGTTAGAGTATTTCGTCTGCATTAACGGTCACCTCCATGGAGCTTGCTGGCTGGTACCGTTATCTGACGACGACGAAGAGGATGATAACGACAACGAATTAGACAAAAACGACGACGATGGCGATTGTGGAGTTCAAGGACAAGATGAGGCGACGCAGGGATCACTTAATCATTGCGATGATGATGATCGGACGGTGGGATATGGGAAAGTGGTTTCCACGCGAGGCCGAGAGGAAGGTCTTCGGGATGAGTGGGCTTCACAAATTGATATTGGTTGTCTTCCCCGAGCTTCTGTCCTCCCGTTGACTCGTTGA